In the genome of Poecile atricapillus isolate bPoeAtr1 unplaced genomic scaffold, bPoeAtr1.hap1 scaffold_243, whole genome shotgun sequence, one region contains:
- the LOC131574316 gene encoding persephin-like: MSQGGAGKSLPPSNLRGFFGPSPSAPHKFPRGRFSEGGGSGWRGWDAPAPSSSSSSSSSSSSCPGPAAPPPAPPPAAPPCGLRSVSVGVGALGLGYPSPETVVFRYCGGGCPAPPTLHGLALGAVLGPGGPGGGPCCRPTRYEDVAFLDSGLRWQRLPRLSAGACACLG; encoded by the exons ATGTCTCAGGGTGGGGCAGGGAAGAGCCTCCCCCCCTCCAACCTCCGTGGCttttttgg ACCCTCCCCCTCCGCACCCCATAAATTCCCTCGGGGCCGATTCTCGGAGGGAGGGGGCTCAGGATGGCGAGGCTGGGAcgctcctgctccttcctcctcctcctcctcctcctcctcctcctcctcctgcccggGCCCTGCCGCgcccccccccgcgccccccccggCCGCCCCCCCGTGCGGGCTGCGCAGTGTCTCGGTTGGGgtgggggctctggggctgggttACCCCTCCCCCGAGACCGTGGTGTTCCGTTACTGCGGGGGGGGCTGCCCCGCGCCCCCCACCCTGCACGGGCTGGCGCTGGGGGCCGTGCTGGGCccgggggggcccggggggggccCCTGCTGCCGCCCCACCCGCTACGAGGACGTGGCGTTCCTGGACTCGGGGCTGCGCTGGCAGCGGCTGCCGCGGCTCTCGGCGGGGGCCTGCGCCTGCCTGGGGTGA